Proteins encoded together in one bacterium window:
- a CDS encoding adenylate/guanylate cyclase domain-containing protein — AVAAALAAAYRAGWLLELFTAASAALAALVGAAVWRYQTEGKQRRFIAGAFSRYVSPKVVAQILEHPESLALGGERRDVTLFFSDLQGFTSISETMGPAELVGFLNEYTTLMADVITGPGLDGTIDKYIGDSVMAFWGAPLPQPDHARRAVLAALACQERLRPFCDALVARGGPRLVTRIGLNSGVCVVGNMGSRDRFDYTAIGDTVNQASRLEGTNKVYGTLIIASDATWDAAAGVAFGRMLDRVRVKGKAEPVAIHEAMAVAGAETPAQRSLAAAYGEAFAAYQRREWARAIALAEAILAERDDGPTRVLRERSRAFLASPPPPDWDGVWTLTSK, encoded by the coding sequence GGGCGGTGGCGGCCGCGCTGGCCGCCGCCTACCGCGCCGGCTGGTTGCTCGAGCTCTTCACGGCCGCGTCCGCGGCGCTCGCGGCGCTGGTCGGGGCCGCGGTCTGGCGCTACCAGACCGAGGGGAAGCAGCGCCGCTTCATCGCCGGCGCCTTCTCGCGTTACGTCTCGCCCAAGGTCGTGGCGCAGATCCTCGAGCACCCGGAGAGCCTCGCCCTCGGCGGCGAGCGCCGCGACGTGACGCTCTTCTTCTCGGACCTCCAGGGGTTCACGTCGATCTCGGAAACGATGGGGCCTGCCGAGCTCGTCGGCTTCCTCAACGAGTACACGACGCTCATGGCGGACGTCATCACGGGGCCGGGCCTCGATGGCACGATCGACAAGTACATCGGCGATTCCGTGATGGCGTTCTGGGGCGCGCCGCTGCCCCAGCCGGACCACGCGCGCCGGGCGGTGCTGGCGGCGCTCGCCTGCCAGGAGCGGCTGCGGCCGTTCTGCGACGCGCTCGTCGCGCGGGGCGGGCCGCGGCTGGTGACCCGCATCGGGCTGAACAGCGGCGTCTGCGTCGTCGGCAACATGGGCTCGCGGGACCGCTTCGACTACACGGCGATCGGCGACACCGTGAACCAGGCCTCGCGGCTGGAGGGGACGAACAAGGTCTACGGCACGCTGATCATCGCGTCGGACGCTACGTGGGATGCCGCCGCGGGGGTGGCGTTCGGCCGCATGCTCGACCGCGTCCGCGTCAAGGGGAAGGCGGAGCCGGTGGCGATCCACGAGGCGATGGCGGTCGCGGGCGCGGAGACGCCGGCCCAGCGCTCGCTCGCCGCCGCCTACGGCGAGGCCTTCGCGGCCTACCAGCGGCGCGAGTGGGCGCGGGCGATCGCGCTCGCGGAGGCGATCCTCGCCGAGCGCGACGACGGGCCGACGCGGGTGCTGCGCGAGCGCTCCCGCGCCTTCCTGGCCTCGCCCCCGCCGCCGGACTGGGACGGCGTGTGGACGCTCACCAGCAAGTGA